The region CAGGCGTTCGTCAACGTGTCCATGGTGCTGGGTGGTTCCCCGCTGAGCCCGCAGCAGCGGACCGCGATCTACCGGGTGCTCGCCGACTTCGACGGCGTGCGGGTGGACGGTACGCGCAAGGACGCGCTGGGCCGCAGCGGCACGGAGATCAGTTCAACGGTGGACTCGATGACCACGCGGCTCCTGATCGACCCGGCATCCGGCGTCCTGCTCCAGGTGGACCTGGTGACCGGCAAGGACATCGCGGCGACCCGCTGCGGGTCACCGTTGCACTGCTGGCCCGCCTTCAAGGCGGGGGGCCTGGTCAGCCGTATCACCTTCGTGTCCAGCAGTTGGGTGCCCTGGGAGTAGCGCCCCGCCCGCGCGGCATCCTCAACCGGTGCCGCGTGGGGCGTACACCGTCCGTCCGGCCTGCGGCGCCTGCTCCGGGAAGGCCCGTGCTGACGCGGTCAGGCCCCGCCACCTGGCGGGGCCGTGGCACACTCCGCCCCAAGGCCGTTCGAAAAAGGGGAAGGCGCCGTGGGCGGTGAGAGGTGTGTGGCGTGTGACCTTACGGCAGGGGTCGTGGACCTGCCAGGGGGGACGGTGGTGCGGGGCGGGACTTGGGTGGTGGAGCACTGCGTCGGGCCGTTGGGAGTGGGGACGCTCGTCGTCAAGCCGGTCAGGCATGTGCTGCACATTGCGGAATTGACGCCGGACGAGGCCGCCGAGTTGGGGCCGTTGCTGGCTCGGGTCAGCGCCGCGGTCACTGCCGTGATGGAGCCCGAGCAGGTCTACGTCTGTCTCTGGTCGCACGCCGGCGCGGTTCCCGGGCACATTCACTTCGTCGTGCAGCCCGCCCTCGCGCCGGACATGGCCGAGCACGACGCCTACGGGCCCGCGCTGCAAATGGCCATGTTCAACCGCGGCCTGCTCCCGGACAAGGCCGAGGTCGAGACGGTGTGTGACCGGCTGAGAGCAGTCCTCAGCCGTTAGGACCGCGTACGCCCCTCATCGCCAGGGCCACTGACAGCGGCTCAGGGCGCCGCGGGCGGCGGGTGGGACAGCCAGGTGCCGATGCCCGTCATCGTCGCGGGCCCGTAGTCGCCGGTGACGCTCGCGGCGAGGTCGGCGATGGATATGGCCCGCAGGGCGTCGCGCCAGGCGGCCTCCGCGGTGGCCATCGCGCGGGAGATGGCGCAGGGGCGGGAGCAGGCTTCGGGGGGTGCGGCCAGGGGGCCGCGCTGGCGGATCTCGGTGCAGGTGAAGGCGGGTTGGGGGCCGTCGACGGCCTGGACGACGTCGAGGACGGTGATCCGGTCGGCGGCCCTGGTCAGGACGTATCCGCCCGCCTTGCCCTGGACGGAGTCCACGAGGCCGGCGCGGGAGAGCGCCTGGAGCTGCTTGGCCAGGTAGCTGGCCGAGACGTCGTGCAGCTCCGCGAGGCGCGCCGCGGGGACCGGGTCCGTTGCCGCGGTCAGGACGGTGCAGCAGTGCAGCGCCCACTCGACTCCGCCGGACAACTTCATGGCCGCACCACTCCCTCCGCTCGGCTCGGCTCGGAGCCTGACTCGGTCCTCGACCAGGTCCTCGACCAGGTCCTCGACCAGGTCCTCGACCAGGTCCTCGACCAGGTCCTCGACCGGCACCCTGCCCCGGAGCTTGACTCGGGCAAAGACTATCCGACTATTATCCCGGATAAGAAGTGTCCGAGTTGAAGAGTCCTCGACCCCGGCGGGCCCGGCGGCACGCCGTGAAAGGTGGCAGCAATGAAGCTCACCGTCATCGGCGGTACCGGACTGATCGGCTCGCAGGTGGTCAGGAGGCTCACCGAGGCCGGGCACCAGGCCACGCCCGCGGCGCAGTCCACCGGGGTCGACCTGATCACCGGGAAGGGCCTGGACCAGGCACTGGAAGGTGCCGACACCGTGGTCAACCTGTCGAACTCACCGACCTTCGACGAGGCGTCGCTGGACTTCTTCCGCACCTCGGTGGACAACCTGCTCGCCGCGGGCGAGAAGGCCGGCGTCCGGCACCAGGTCGTCCTGTCGATCGTCGGCGTGGACCAGGTGCCCGCGCTGGACTACTACCGGGCCAAGACCTTGCAGGAGGACCTGCTCCGGCAGGGGCCGACGCCGTACTCCATTGTGCGCGCGACGCAGTTCTTCGAGTTCATCGACGCGGTCCTGTCCTGGACCGCCGACGCCCGGACCGTACGGCTGCCCGCGACCCGTATCCAGCCGATCGCCGCGGCTGACGTCGTCGCCGCGGTCGTCGAGGTCGCCACCGGTACGCCGCTGCGGGGCATCCGTGACATCGCGGGTCCTGATGTCTTCCGGCTCGACGAACTGGGCAAGGTCACGCTGGCGGCGCAGGGCGACGGCCGGGAGGTCGTCACCGACGACCAGGCCGGGATGTTCGCGGCGGTCGGCGGCGACGCCCTCATCGCGGGGCCCGACGCGCACCTCGCGCCCACGCACTACCGGGACTGGCTCCAGCAGGCCCGCTGACCGGGCGGCTCTGCCGTAACGCGCCGGCCTCCCGTGTGGCGGACCCGGCAGGCCGGGCTCGGAACCCGCCACGGGAGGCGTGCGGCGGGTGCCTCAGTGCGACGAGTGCCACGAAAAAGGGCACCGCGGAGGTTTGTCGACAGATCGTCACGCGTGCGGGGGAAGCGGATCAACCAGGCGCGTCCGGCACGGAGGTGATGGGCAAGTCTGGATTCGGCGACGCCGTCAGAGCGACAGGTGGGGTGGCCGGCCGGCCACCCCACCGCAGACAGCAGGTCCGAGTTCGGAAACTCTGTCTCCTGGGAGGGAACACCATGGCAAGCATCCGTGGCGTCCGTGTCCTGGCCGCCGTGGCGGTACTGCCTTTCGCGGCGGTGCTGTTCGCGGGCGCGGCCGTGGCTGACGACGGCGCTTTCGCGGGTGGCGATTCGAACGCGGCAGTGGTCAGCAACTCCGGTGGCGACGCGGGCGGGACCGACCTCGGCAATGTGACGACGACTCAGCAGGGCGCCACCGGCGCCGGTGCGTCGAACCAGAACAACACGGCGAGCGTCGCCGGTGCCGGCTTCACGGCCATCGACCAGGGTGCCGCCGACATCCATTTCTCGCCGCTCTGGTGACCCTCAGGAGAAGCCGCTGCCGACGCGCCGGACGGCTGAACCCCGAAGCAGGGCGCGCGACGGCATCCCCGTGCTGTCGCGCGCCCGTCGTCGTCCGGGCGTTCCGCAGCTGCCGAGAAGTTATCCACAGGCTGTGGACGGTTGTCCTCGGCCTGGATCCGGGACCGCCCACCCGAACCCGGTCCGGCGGGACGCTGGTCCGGAAGACCGCCGCGGACGGGTGTCCGGCGGCGTGTCTCCGCGATACGGGACTGTTCGCCCCGTTCACTCAATGAATGAGCGAAAAAAGTATCCTTATCCGTTATGTGCATCGCCTGCTGGCCGCCACCCTGACGCTGATCGGTCTGCTGGTCCCCGTGGCGAGCGCCGCCGCCGAATCCGGCGTCGTCGCCGCGGACCGGGGGGACACCGCACCCCGTATTTTCCAGGGCCGCGGCTTCGACACCTGCCAGGCCCCGGACCTCGCGACGATGCGGGCGTGGCGGGCGTCCTCCGCCTACGGGGCCGTCGGCATCTACTTCGGCGGGCGGGCCCGCGCGTGCAGCAGCCAGGCCAACCTGACCACCGACTGGGTGCGGCAGACCACCGACGCGGGATGGAGCCTGCTGCCGATCTACGTCGGCTCGCAGAGCCCCTGCGTCAACGGTTCCAACAAGAACCCCTACCGCATCGACCCGGACCGGGCCGCGGACCAGGGCGGCACCGAGGGCGAGGACGCGGTCAGCAGCGCCAAGGCGCTGGGCCTGGGCAAGGGCAGCGCGCTCTACCTCGACATGGAGGCGTACGACATCGGCGACACGAGCTGCGCCGCCGCGACCCTGACCTTCCTGCGCGGCTGGGACCGCCAGGTGCGGGCCGCGGGCTATCTGGCCGGCTTCTACAGCAGCGCCGACTCCGGCATCAAGCACCTGGAGACCGCCCGCGAGGCCGGCACCGCCGACCTGCCGGACGCCGTCTGGTACGCCCGCTGGGGCGTCAGCGCCACGCTGACGAACGAACCGGCGCTCAGCGACAGCGCGTGGGCGTCGCACGCCCGTATCCACCAGTACGCCGGCAGCGTCACCGAGTCGTACGGCGGCAAGAAGCTGACCATCGACCGCGACCTGCTCGACGCCCCGGTCGCCGTCGTCGACTGACGGGCTGACGGCAGGGCGGGCCGGCGGCTTAAGGTGACGGCTGGCGGGCTGGCGGGCTGGCGGGCTGGCGGGCTGGCGGGCTGGCGGGCTGGCGGGCTGGCGGGCTGCCGGACTGCCCGACGTGCGGACCGACGACCGGGCAGACCCTGCGGCCGGAGCGCGGGCGTACCCTTCCCCGGGAGGGCAGGCATCCGGGCCGGATATACCGTCCCCCGGACGACCTCAGGTGCATCCCCTGCGGGACACCGCCCCGCGGCTCCCCCCTCGGGAGGTGGGGAAAGCCCCCGCCCTACGACCTGAGAGTGATCCCGCTTCGGCACCTGCGGCCGATCCGCTGATGTCCCGCGCCTTCTAGCGTGGAGCCATGACCACGCCTGTGTGCCCCAGCGCCAGCACGAAGCAGTTCACGACCTACGTACGCACCAAGGGCCCGACGCTGCTGCGCACCGCGCGCTCCCTGACCCCCAACCCCGCCGACGCGGAGGACCTGCTGCAGACCGCGCTGACCAAGACGTATCTGGCCTGGGACCGGATCGACGACCACCGGGCCGTCGACGGCTACGTGCGCCGCACCCTGGTCAACACCAGGACGTCGCAGTGGCGCAAGCGCAAGGTCGACGAATTCAGCACCGACGAGCTGCCCGAGCCGCCGGCCGGCGGCGCCCCCGACCTCACCGAGCAGCAGGCGCAGCGCGACGCCCTGCTGCGCGCGATAGCCCGGCTCCCCCCGCGCCAGCGCGCCATGGTGGTGCTCCGCTACTACGAGGACATGAGCGAGGCGCAGACCGCCGAGGCGATGGGCGTCTCGATCGGCACCGTCAAGAGCGCGGTGTCGCGCGCCCTGGGCAAGCTGCGCGACGACCCCGAGCTGGAGCTGTGCGTGGCCTGACCGCCCGGCCCCGCTGAGGGTCTGGTCGCCCCCGGCCCCGCTGAGCGTCTGCCGCCAAGCCCGGCAAGGGTCCGCGCGGACGTCGGTGCGGGCGGTCGTGCGGGGTAGTGACATACCGACCGGCATGCCACCACAATCGCGGGATACCGACCTCGCCGACCTCATGTAGCCGCCGGAGGCCCGCTGTGCTGAGCACCATGCAGGACGTACCGCTGACCGTGACCCGCATCCTCGTGCACGGGACGCTGGTGCACGGCAGGTCCCGGGTGACGACCTGGACCGGGGACGGCGAACCGCAGCGCCGCACCTTCCGCGAGGTGGGCGTCCGCGCGGTCCAGCTGGCGAACGCCCTGCGCGACGGGCTCGGCGTGTCCGAGGGCGACCGGGTGGCCACCTTGATGTGGAACAACGCGGAGCACCTGGAGGCGTATCTGGCCATCCCCTCCATGGGCGCGGTCCTGCACACCCTCAATCTGCGGCTGCCCGCCGACCAGCTGGCCTGGATCGTCAACCACGCCGCCGACCGCGTGGTCCTGGTCAACGGGTCCCTGCTGCCGCTGCTCGCCCCGCTGCTGCCGCGCCTGGAGCCGCTGGAGCACATCGTGGTCGTCGGCCCGGGCGACCGCGCCCTGCTGGACGGCTGCCGCCCCGCCGTGCACGACTACGAGGAGCTGCTGGCCGGCCGCCCGGACACGTACGCGTGGCCTGAGCTGGACGAACTCACCGCCGCCGCCATGTGCTACACCTCGGGCACCACCGGTGACCCGAAGGGCGTGGTCTATTCGCACCGCTCGGTCTACCTGCACTCGATGCAGGTCAACTCCGTGGAGTCGATGGGTCTCACCGACCACGACACGACGCTGCCGGTCGTCCCGATGTTCCACGTCAACGCGTGGGGGCTGCCGCACGCGGCCTTCATGAGCGGGGTCAATCTGCTGATGCCCGACCGGTTCCTCCAGCCGGCCCCGCTCGCCGAGATGATCGAGAGCGAGCGGCCCACGCACTCCGCGGCGGTGCCCACCATCTGGCAGGGACTGCTGGCCGAGCTGACCGCCAAGCCGCGCGATGTCAGCTCGCTGAAGCGGGTGACCATCGGCGGCTCCGCCTGCCCGCCCGCGCTGATGAAGGCCTTCGACGAGCAGCTGGGCGTGCAGCTCTGCCACGCCTGGGGCATGACCGAGACGTCGCCGCTGGGCACGGTCGCGCTGCCGCCCGCCGGTGCCAGCGACGAGGAGGAGTGGGCGTACCGCTTCTCGCAGGGCCGCTTCCCGGCCTCCGTCGAGCCCCGCCTGATCGGCCCCGACGGCTCGGTGATGCCCTGGGACAACAAGTCCGCCGGCGAACTGGAGGTCCGCGGCCCGTGGATCGCCGGGGCGTACTACGGCGGCGCCGGCGAGGAGCCGCTGCGCCCCGACGACAAGTTCAGCCCGGACGGCTGGCTGCGTACCGGCGACGTCGGCGTCATCTCGCCCAACGGCTTCCTCACCCTCACCGACCGCGCCAAGGACGTCATCAAGTCCGGCGGCGAGTGGATCTCCTCGGTCGAGCTGGAGAACGAGCTGATGGCCCACCCCGACGTCGCCGAAGCGGCGGTCGTGGCCGTGCCCGACGACAAGTGGGGCGAGCGCCCGCTGGCCACCGTCGTCCTGCGCGAGGGCGCGACCACCGGTTACGCCGAGCTGCGCGACTTCCTCGCCACCCGGATCGCCCGCTGGCAGGTCCCCGAGCGCTGGGCGGTCATTCCGACGGTGCCGAAGACCAGCGTCGGCAAATTCGACAAGAAGGTCATCCGTAAGTCCTACGCGGACGGCGAGCTGGACGTCACGCAGCTCTAGGCGGGTGTTGGCCCTTCACCCGTACGCGGCCGGCGGTCCGCCGCGTACGGGTACGGGTACGTCCCAGGCCACGGCCCGGTACGGCGGACCGACGCGCGGGCCGGGGCGTACGGACCGGGCCGCTCAGGTGCCGATCTTGCCGAGCAGGTCCACGATCCTGGACTGCACATCCGTGCTGGTCGAGCGCTCCGCGAGGAAGAGCACCGTCTCGCCGGACGCCAGCCGCGGCAGTTCCGCCGGGTCTATGTCGGCGGAGGTGTAGACGACCAGCGGGGTGTTGTTCAGCCGGGAGTGCCCGCGCAGCCAGTCCACGATGCCCTGCCTGCGGCGGCGGATCAGCATCAGGTCCATCACCACCAGATTCGGGTGGACCTGCGCCGCCTTCGTCATCGCCTCGGCCTCGGAACTCGCGTGCGCGACCTGCATCCCGCGCCGCTCGAGCGTCGCCGCGAAGGCCTGCGCGATCGGCTCGTGGCCCTCGACCAGCAGCACCCGCGGCGGATGCTGCTCGCTGTCGCGCGGCGCCAGCGCCTTGAGCAGGACAGCCGGGTCGGCGCCATAGGCGGCCTCCCTGGTCGCCTGCCCGAGCCCCGCGGTCACCAGGACGGGTACGTCAGCCGCCGCGGCGGCCTGCCGCAGCGCCTGGAGCGCGGTCCTGGTGATCGGCCCGGTCAGCGGGTCCACGAACAGCGCGGCCGGCGGCTCCGCGACCTGCGCGTCGACCTCCTCGCGCGACCGTACGATCACCGGACGATAGCCGCGATCGGTCAGCGCCTGCCGGGTCGAGACGTCCGGCTCGGGCCATACGAGCAGCCGGCGCGGCTCGTCCAGCGGCTCCTCGACGCGGTCGTCGGGCGCGTCGGGCACATCAGTGACGTCGACGGCGCCGTTCGGCCCGTCGAGCGGCTCGGGGCCCTCGTCGGCGCCCTCCGCCGGCGCGCCTATCGCGTACGACCTGCCGGGCGCCTGCGCGGGCTCCGGCGGGACCGGGCGCAGCAGGGCCGTCTCCTCCTCGGGGGCCGTCGGCGCCTCCGGGCGCCGTACCGGCAACTGCCCGCTGTCCGGGTCCGCCTGCGGGTGCTGGCGGGCCTGCGTCTCGCCGCCGGGGCCGGGCGCCTGGGGCTGGCTCGGCACCTGCTGGATCAGGCTGCGGCTCGACGGCTCGCCGTCGGCGCCCACCCGGTCCGGGTTGAGCCTGCGGCGGCGCCCGGAACCGCCCGCCGCGACCTGCGCGGGCAGACCCTGCGGGCTGTGCGCCTCGACCGCCTGCGTCTGGGTCTGCGGGTCCTGCGCGCCCTCGGGCCGGTGCGAGAAGGGGGCGCCCTGGCCGAGGGTGCGCACGCTTATGGCACGGCCGTACGTGCTGTGCGACGGATCCTGCTGCGGGACACCCGGCGCGGTGGGCGGCGGCGGGGGCGTCGCCGGAGCCGGGCGGGTGCCCTGGGCGGGCGGCCAGTCGGTGGCCGGGGGAAGGGCGGGGCGGGACGTGCCGCCCGAGCCCGAACCCGGCTCCGCGCGGCCCTCGGGCGCCGCGGGCTGTGCCGGTGACGGGGCCTGCGGTGCGGGCGGGGCCGGCGGGGTGGCCGCGCTCGGCCAGGCCTGCGGGTTGGGCGGTGCGGTGCGGCCGGCGTCCGGCCAGGACTGCGGCGCGGGCTGGACCGGCTGCTGGGGCTGGACCGGCTGGGGCTGCGGCTGCGGCTGGGCCGGTGCGGCGGGGGGTTCGACGGCACGGCGGACCGCCCGGCGCCCGGTGCCCTCGGGGGCGGCGTCGGCGCCGGCCGGCGGGAGGGCGTTGGGGATGGGCACGGCGGGCAGTTCGGCGCGCTCTGGGGCCCGGCCCTGGGGCTCGTCGCTACGGGCCCGGCGGCGTCCTGTGGGCTGCTGGGGCGCTGGCGCCGCCTCCACGGGGGCGGGGCGGCCCTCGGGCCTGCGCAGCGCGCGCCGGCGCCCGGTCGGCGCGCCGGAGGCGTCCTGGTCGTCGGTCCTGCCGCCCTGGTCCGGGGTGCCGGGTGCGGGCCAGGACGCGGCGTCGTCGGCCGGCTTGCGGGCGCCGGGCGCCTCCTGGCCCTGCGTGCCGCGAGCGGGCTGCGACGGCAGCGGCATCACGGTGGTCTCGGAGTCGCGGGCCTGCTCGCCCGTGTCGGCCGCCCGCGCGCCGCCGCCCGTACGCGTACCGCCCTGGTCCTCGGCGCCCGGGGCGTCGTCCTTCTCGCGTGCCTGCCGCGTACGGCCGCCGCCGCCCTTGCCGGCCGGCACCTCCAGGACGTAGGCGCTGCCCTGGCCGGGCACCTCGTGGGTCTGCAGCACACCGCCGTGCCGCTCCACGATGCCGCGGGCCAGCGGCAGATGCACCGGGTCGCCGCCGGCGTGCGGGCCGCGTACGTCGATCCGTATCACGTCACCGCGCTGGGCCGCGGCCACCACGATCGTGGAGTCGCCCGCGTAGGCGATGGCGTTGCCCGCCGAGTCGACGCCGGCGACGTCCGCGACCAGGTGGGCGAGGGCCTGCGCCATCCGCTCGCCGTCCACCGACGCCTCGATCGGCGGCGCGTGCACCGCGAACTGCGCCCGCCCCGGCCCGATCAGCTCGGTCGCGCCATCGATGGCCGCAGCGATCACCTGGTCGAGCCCGATGTCCTCGCGGTGCAGCTTGTCCTCGCCGCGGTCGAGCCGCTGGAAGGCCAGCACATTGTCGATGAGGGTGGTGATCCGGGCGTAGCCGGCGGACAGGTGGTGCAGAATCTGGTTGGCCTCGGGCCACAACTGCCCGGCCGGGTCGGCGGCGAGCCCGGTCAGCTCGCTCCGCAGCTCGGCCAGCGGCCCGCGCAGCGAGGTGTCGAGCAGCGCGCTCAACTGCCCGCTGCGGGCGGCCAGCGCGTCGTACGCCGAACGGTCGGTGAAGGTCATCACCGCGCCGACCAGCTGGTCGCCGTCCCGCACCGGCGCCGTCGTCAGATCGACCGGCACCGGTCTGCCGTCCTTGCGCCACAGCACCTGCCCGCGCACCCGGTGCTTGCGCCCGCTGCGCAGCGTGTCGGCGAGCGGGGTCTCCTCGTACGCCAGCGGGCTGCCGTCCGGCCGCGAATGGTGCACCAGCGGGTGCAGTTCCTTGCCGCCCAGGTCGGTGGCCCGGTAGCCGAGGATCTGCGCGGCTGACGGATTGACCAGGACGACCTTGCCGGCCGTGTCGACCCCGACGACGCCTTCGGCCGCGGCCCGCAGGATCATCTCGGTCTGCCGCTGCTGGCGGGCGAGTTCGGCCTCGGTGTCCATCGTCCCGGTCAGGTCGCGGACCACCAGCATGAGCAGTTCGTCGCCGGTGTAGTGCGGCACCCCGTCGCCGTAGTCGGCGTACGGGCTGCGGCCGTTCTCCAGGTTGGCGCTGGTCACCTCGACCGGGAATTCCGTCCCGTCGGTGCGCCGCGCGACCATCCGGGTCGGCTTCGTGCGGGTGTCCTCGGCGGCTTCGCGCGGGCTGCGCATCGACCCGGGGATGCGCTTGGAGTCGAACGACGGCAACAGGTCGAGCAGGCCCCGCCCGACCAGGCCGGTCCCGGGCGACTCGAAGGTCTCCAGCGCTATCGCGTTCGCGTTCACCACAGTGCCGTTGACGTCGACCAGCAGCAGCGCGTCGGGGAGGGCGTCGAGTATGGAAGCGAGGCGAGCAGCGCCTCTGGATGGCCTGCTGCTCACGAGACGCGTCCTCTCTGCTTACCGCTGCTGTTCTTGCCCCGGGCGGCCTGCCGCGCACGGCGTACTCCCGCCGGCGCCGTCGGCTGTCTTCACGGGCGGCCCATCTTGCCGCCACCCCCGGGACATGTCACTAGACCGAGTGTACGGGTCGGGCTCCCGGGCGCGGTCTCGGATGCCCATGTGGGGCTGTGCGTATAGGGGTTCGGATATGTGCGGGGTTTGTGTGGTGTGCGTCACGGGTGGGACGGACCGTCCCGTGACCGGGCGGGCGGGCCCGGTCACGGGACGGCGCTTCGGGGTTCGCGGGGGCACTTGGCCCGGGCCGGGCTTGGGCGGTGGCGCGGCCCGGATGGACGCCGGCCCTCGCGGGGGCGCGCCCTGGCCACGCGTTGCTTGCGGCCGCGCGGCGCGATCCCGGCCGGATGCAGGTAGCGGACCTCGTGGGGCACGCCCTTGGCCGCCGGCTCGGTTCGGGCCGCGGGCCGTGCCTCGAACCCGGTTGGGCTTGCGCCGCGAGGGTCGGGCTTACGCCGCGAGCGCGGGCGGGCCGCCGGGGACGCCGGAGGTGGGGGAGGGGAGCGCGGGCATCATGCGGTTCCAGCGGGCGACCTCGCAGCCGTCGGTCCTGCGGTACGACTCGTCGACGGGCCTGCCGTGCCAGCTGCCGGTGACGTGGGCGGTCTGGGGGCCGCCGTAGATCATCGAGCACATCTGCCCGGTCCGTACGGGCGCCAGCGGGCCGCCCAGCTCGTCGAGCCGCCCGCAGGCGTTCTGCTCCTCCGCGCTGGCCTCCGTCCGCCAGAGGGCGCCGCAGTGCAGGGTGCGGGTGGCGGGCTGCCCGTCGCCGCTGTCATACGTGACGGTGAGGCGGTCCGCGAGGCCGACGTAGCCGGGCCGGGGCAGGCCGATGGCCCCGGCGGTCCCTGCGGCCAGCAGCAGGCCGAGGGCGGCGAGGCCGAGGGCGCCGACGGCGAGGCCGGTGCGGCGGGGGGTGTGGCGGCGCGCGGGGTGACGCGCGGGGCCGGGGCTGGAGCTGGGGCCGGCGGGAGTGCCGGCCAGGGGGCGGGCCTGGCGGCGCTGGGAACTGACGCGGGGGCTGACTGGAAGCATGCCTCTCCTTATCGTGCGAGAGCACCGCAACCTGCCCATTTCACCCATTCGTGGGCGCGCCGCCCCCGCCCGGGCCCCACTTCCTCCGCTCCGCCCGGGCCAACCCCTTTGCTCTCCCGACCGGCGGCCTTGTACCGTAGTCTGCGATTGGTCGCAGCCCGCAGGGCTGTGCCATCATCTGCACACGCACCCGCTCACCCGGGTTGCACCAGGAGGCGTCGCCTAGTCCGGTCTATGGCGCCGCACTGCTAATGCGGTTTGGGCTTTACCGTCCATCGAGGGTTCAAATCCCTCCGCCTCCGCCACCTTCTCCGGAGCCCCGCTCGTCCCCTCGGACGGCGGGGTTTCCCCGTTCCCGGCCCCTTTCCCCGCCCGCCCCGTTTACCGATTTCACGTCCCGCCCGACCTCATGTAATGTTGTCACCGCAACGCCGACCGGCCCAAACCGCCGCGAAGCAGCCCCGCACTCGTAGCTCAACGGATAGAGCATCTGACTACGGATCAGAAGGTTGCAGGTTCGAATCCTGCCGAGTGCACAGCACGTCAGAGCCCCGCCCGGGTCACCCGGAGCGGGGCTCTTTCGTGGTGCTGACGGCGACGCTGACGCCAACCGTCCAGGGTGCGGCGGCTTGAACGGTCAGGTTTCGAGAAGCGTGCGGCACGGTGCCGCGCATAGCTTCGGGGCATGACCTCCATCGAATCCGTCACCCTTGACGCGGCCGACCCTGCGGCCGCCGGCCACTTCTACAAAACCGCCTTCGGGCTCGGCGACGAGCTGCGCGTGCGGGCCGGGGAGGCGGCGTCGACCGGCTTCCGCGGGTTCACGCTGTCGCTCACCGCGGCCCAGCCGGGCAACGTCAACGCGCTCATCAATGCCGCCCTCGACGCCGGCGCCACCGCGGTGAAGCCGGCCGCGAAGTCGTTCTGGGGCTACGGGGGCGTCGTACGGGCGCCGGACGGGGCGCTGTGGAAGATCGCCACCTCGGCGAAGAAGGACAAGGAGCCGGTCACCCGGGAGATCGAGCAGTTCGTACTGCTGCTCGGGGTCGACGACGTGATCGCGACCAAGAAGTTCTACGTCGAGCACGGCCTCACCGTGGGGAAGAGCTTCGGCCGCAAGTACGTGGAATTCGTGACGCCGCCCTCCGGCCCGGTCAAGCTCGCGCTCTACGGCCGTCGCGCCCTCGCCAAGGACGCGGGCGTCTCCTACGAGGGCACCGGATCGCACCGGCTCACGATCGACAGCGACGCCGAGCCCTTCACCGACCTCGACGGCTTCGCCTGGCAGACCGCGTCCCGCTGAAGCACCCCAGGCGGTGCCCCCCTGGCGCTCACAGGCCCCGCCCGGGCCACCGGCGAAGTCCAGCACCGGTGAAGCCCGGGCCAGCGGCGGAGCCCCGGCCACCGACGAAGCTCGGCCACCGACGAAGCCCGGCCACCGACGAAGCCCGGCCGCCGGGGGAGACCCTGGCCGCCCCCTGGCGAGGCACCGCGCCGGACCGCGTTGCCGGACCGGCAACAACAGTCGCCGCCCCGCACCACCCCCGGCATGATCGGAACCCGGTCTCAGCGCACCGCGGATCGGAAGCTCGGGAGGAATCATGGCGCACACGGAGGCCACGCACCGGTCGGTCCCCTCGCCCGCCGGCCGGATCCACCTCGTGGAGCAGGGCGCCGGCCCCCTGGTGCTGCTCGTGCACGGCTTTCCCGAGTCC is a window of Streptomyces sp. NBC_01477 DNA encoding:
- a CDS encoding long-chain fatty acid--CoA ligase — translated: MLSTMQDVPLTVTRILVHGTLVHGRSRVTTWTGDGEPQRRTFREVGVRAVQLANALRDGLGVSEGDRVATLMWNNAEHLEAYLAIPSMGAVLHTLNLRLPADQLAWIVNHAADRVVLVNGSLLPLLAPLLPRLEPLEHIVVVGPGDRALLDGCRPAVHDYEELLAGRPDTYAWPELDELTAAAMCYTSGTTGDPKGVVYSHRSVYLHSMQVNSVESMGLTDHDTTLPVVPMFHVNAWGLPHAAFMSGVNLLMPDRFLQPAPLAEMIESERPTHSAAVPTIWQGLLAELTAKPRDVSSLKRVTIGGSACPPALMKAFDEQLGVQLCHAWGMTETSPLGTVALPPAGASDEEEWAYRFSQGRFPASVEPRLIGPDGSVMPWDNKSAGELEVRGPWIAGAYYGGAGEEPLRPDDKFSPDGWLRTGDVGVISPNGFLTLTDRAKDVIKSGGEWISSVELENELMAHPDVAEAAVVAVPDDKWGERPLATVVLREGATTGYAELRDFLATRIARWQVPERWAVIPTVPKTSVGKFDKKVIRKSYADGELDVTQL
- a CDS encoding RrF2 family transcriptional regulator; its protein translation is MKLSGGVEWALHCCTVLTAATDPVPAARLAELHDVSASYLAKQLQALSRAGLVDSVQGKAGGYVLTRAADRITVLDVVQAVDGPQPAFTCTEIRQRGPLAAPPEACSRPCAISRAMATAEAAWRDALRAISIADLAASVTGDYGPATMTGIGTWLSHPPPAAP
- a CDS encoding SigE family RNA polymerase sigma factor — protein: MTTPVCPSASTKQFTTYVRTKGPTLLRTARSLTPNPADAEDLLQTALTKTYLAWDRIDDHRAVDGYVRRTLVNTRTSQWRKRKVDEFSTDELPEPPAGGAPDLTEQQAQRDALLRAIARLPPRQRAMVVLRYYEDMSEAQTAEAMGVSIGTVKSAVSRALGKLRDDPELELCVA
- a CDS encoding HIT family protein, yielding MDLPGGTVVRGGTWVVEHCVGPLGVGTLVVKPVRHVLHIAELTPDEAAELGPLLARVSAAVTAVMEPEQVYVCLWSHAGAVPGHIHFVVQPALAPDMAEHDAYGPALQMAMFNRGLLPDKAEVETVCDRLRAVLSR
- a CDS encoding DUF1906 domain-containing protein, producing MHRLLAATLTLIGLLVPVASAAAESGVVAADRGDTAPRIFQGRGFDTCQAPDLATMRAWRASSAYGAVGIYFGGRARACSSQANLTTDWVRQTTDAGWSLLPIYVGSQSPCVNGSNKNPYRIDPDRAADQGGTEGEDAVSSAKALGLGKGSALYLDMEAYDIGDTSCAAATLTFLRGWDRQVRAAGYLAGFYSSADSGIKHLETAREAGTADLPDAVWYARWGVSATLTNEPALSDSAWASHARIHQYAGSVTESYGGKKLTIDRDLLDAPVAVVD
- a CDS encoding SDR family oxidoreductase, whose amino-acid sequence is MKLTVIGGTGLIGSQVVRRLTEAGHQATPAAQSTGVDLITGKGLDQALEGADTVVNLSNSPTFDEASLDFFRTSVDNLLAAGEKAGVRHQVVLSIVGVDQVPALDYYRAKTLQEDLLRQGPTPYSIVRATQFFEFIDAVLSWTADARTVRLPATRIQPIAAADVVAAVVEVATGTPLRGIRDIAGPDVFRLDELGKVTLAAQGDGREVVTDDQAGMFAAVGGDALIAGPDAHLAPTHYRDWLQQAR